A single genomic interval of Helianthus annuus cultivar XRQ/B chromosome 6, HanXRQr2.0-SUNRISE, whole genome shotgun sequence harbors:
- the LOC110865962 gene encoding ABC transporter C family member 3 isoform X1, which translates to MVDFTGVFTNKDNAVVHLKPTQLETAMLSGDQDLAADPKHNDLQQPLITHSSKPVTTYAEYSIFSHLTFSWLSPLIAIGYKKPLDLDDIPDLSGLDSAKGSFPILKNKLDHDRFISNKLTTFNLVTALIHTTWMDILTTAILAVLYTLASYVGPYLIDAFVQFLNGRRESRPEGYLFVFIFFAAKVVESLSQRHWFFKLQKGGIRARAALVAMIYQKGLTISSQSKGEITNLIAIDAERIGDFGWYIHDPWLVILQVGIALVILYLNLGFASLCALVAIGFVMLSNIPLGSLQEKFQEELMKSKDNRMVKTSEILRNMKILKLQGWEMKFLSKIRELRSVETKWLKSLLCTSTTIISIFWVAPSFIAAVTFATCMLLGVPLESGKILSAIATFKILQQPIYNLPDTISMIAQTKVSLDRITAYLNLPDLDSGLVQTSPRDSSDIAVEIINGTFSWDVLSCNVSLNDINVKVLHGMKVAVCGTVGSGKSSLLSCILGEVSKVTGSVNVTTGTKAYVAQSPWIQSGKIEENILFGKDMDRVRYEKVLEACALKKDLEILPFGDQTVIGERGINLSGGQKQRLQIARALYQDADIYLFDDPFSAVDAHTGSHLFKECVLGFLKSKTVIYVTHQVEFLPAADLVLVMKGGEIKQAGKYNDILDSGSDFMELVGAHKEALSIIDSINTKFESENTKVNEKDNVEVISDDTKVTKEQIVQKEERGKGSVGFSIYWKYITSTYGGTLVPCILLAAIFFELLQVVSNYWLAWASPVSQDMVPPVGGPTLITVYVGLAVGSTFCIFFRAVCLTTAGYKTANLLFNKMHLCIFRAPMSFFDATPSGRILNRVSTDQSAVDLTIPNAVGVFAFAVVQLLAVIAMMSQISWQVFLVFIPVIAICIWLQHYYISSARELARLVGVCKAPIIQHFSETVSGLTTIRSFQQEQRFHHTNMKLTDGYSRPKFHSAGAIEWLSIRVELLSSIIFAFFLVFLLIVPKETIDPRIAGLAVTYALNLNILQASVTWKLCNMENSIISVERILQYTSIPSEAPLIVETCKPDDMWPSDGKVDIRDLQVRYGPHMPLVLRGITCSFHGGTKTGIVGRTGSGKSTLIQTLFRIVEPAGGHIFIDGVDISSIGLHDLRSRLSIIPQDPTLFQGSVRSNLDPLEQYTDEQIWKALDQCQLGDEVRRKEGKLDSAVNENGENWSMGQRQLVCLGRVLLKKCKILVLDEATASVDTSTDHTIQQTLGLHFSDSTVITIAHRITSVLNGDMVLVLEQGLVEEYDSPLKLLENKSTSFAKLVAEYRGRSSSSYDSRV; encoded by the exons ATGGTTGACTTCACTGGAGTCTTCACAAATAAGGATAACGCTGTTGTGCACTTAAA GCCCACACAGCTAGAAACTGCAATGCTGAGTGGTGATCAAGATCTTGCAGCTGACCCGAAACATAATGATCTTCAACAACCACTCATAACCCACAGTTCTAAACCTGTAACCACTTATGCAGAATACAGCATCTTTAGCCATTTGACCTTCTCTTGGTTGAGCCCATTGATTGCCATTGGTTACAAGAAACCATTAGACCTCGACGACATCCCCGACCTATCCGGGCTAGACAGCGCAAAAGGATCCTTTCCCATCTTAAAAAACAAACTAGACCACGATCGGTTCATCAGCAACAAACTCACAACCTTCAACCTGGTGACAGCTTTGATCCATACAACATGGATGGACATATTAACCACAGCCATCCTCGCGGTTCTTTACACGCTAGCGTCTTACGTCGGTCCTTACCTCATAGATGCATTTGTTCAGTTCCTCAATGGACGTCGCGAGTCTAGACCCGAAGGTTATCTTTTCGTTTTCATCTTCTTTGCTGCGAAAGTTGTCGAATCTCTCTCACAAAGACACTGGTTCTTTAAGCTTCAAAAAGGAGGAATTCGGGCTCGGGCAGCCCTTGTTGCAATGATATACCAAAAGGGTTTGACCATTTCAAGCCAGTCAAAGGGGGAGATCACTAACCTCATAGCCATTGATGCAGAAAGAATCGGTGATTTCGGTTGGTACATACATGATCCATGGCTAGTAATCCTGCAAGTTGGTATCGCGTTAGTCATTCTATATCTAAACCTCGGGTTTGCTTCACTTTGTGCATTAGTTGCAATCGGTTTCGTGATGTTGAGTAACATTCCTCTAGGAAGtttacaagagaagtttcaagaGGAACTAATGAAATCTAAAGACAACAGGATGGTAAAAACATCTGAAATTTTAAGGAACATGAAGATCCTTAAACTTCAAGGATGGGAGATGAAGTTTTTGTCGAAAATTCGTGAACTTAGAAGCGTCGAAACAAAATGGTTGAAAAGCTTATTGTGCACCTCAACCACAATCATATCGATCTTTTGGGTCGCCCCGAGTTTCATAGCTGCAGTCACTTTTGCAACATGTATGCTCCTCGGTGTCCCACTTGAATCAGGAAAGATATTGTCGGCGATCGCAACGTTTAAAATACTCCAACAACCTATCTACAATCTTCCCGACACCATATCAATGATCGCTCAAACTAAAGTTTCGTTAGATCGTATCACAGCATACCTTAATCTCCCCGACTTAGATTCTGGTCTGGTTCAGACATCTCCACGAGATAGCTCGGACATTGCAGTTGAAATCATTAACGGAACCTTTTCATGGGATGTTTTATCCTGCAATGTATCGTTAAACGACATAAATGTCAAAGTTTTACATGGCATGAAGGTGGCTGTTTGTGGTACGGTTGGATCAGGGAAATCGAGTTTACTGTCGTGTATTCTAGGTGAAGTGAGTAAAGTGACGGGAAGTGTGAACGTTACTACTGGTACAAAAGCTTATGTCGCGCAATCTCCATGGATACAAAGCGGAAAGATAGAAGAGAATATACTGTTTGGTAAAGACATGGATAGAGTAAGGTACGAGAAGGTTCTCGAAGCATGCGCGCTGAAGAAAGATCTTGAAATCCTGCCTTTTGGTGATCAAACAGTTATAGGTGAAAGAGGGATTAATTTGAGTGGTGGTCAGAAGCAGAGATTACAGATCGCGCGCGCTTTATATCAAGATGCTGATATTTATCTGTTTGATGACCCATTTAGCGCGGTTGATGCTCATACGGGAAGCCATCTATTTAAA GAATGTGTACTCGGATTTCTGAAATCGAAAACGGTTATTTATGTCACTCATCAAGTAGAGTTCTTGCCAGCTGCTGATCTTGTCCTG GTTATGAAAGGTGGAGAGATCAAACAAGCTGGAAAGTATAATGACATTCTTGATTCAGGAAGTGACTTTATGGAACTTGTTGGTGCACATAAAGAAGCATTGTCAATAATTGATTCgataaatacaaagtttgaatcCGAAAACACAAAAGTCAATGAAAAAGATAACGTCGAGGTTATATCGGACGACACAAAGGTGACAAAAGAACAAATCGTTCAGAAAGAAGAACGCGGAAAAGGAAGTGTTGGTTTTTCTATCTACTGGAAATACATTACAAGTACATATGGTGGCACCCTTGTGCCTTGTATATTGCTTGCAGCGATTTTTTTCGAGTTACTTCAAGTTGTGAGTAATTACTGGTTGGCTTGGGCATCACCCGTGTCACAAGACATGGTGCCCCCCGTTGGGGGCCCCACACTCATAACTGTGTACGTTGGTTTGGCGGTTGGAAGCACATTTTGCATATTTTTTCGAGCAGTGTGTCTTACAACGGCTGGTTATAAGACAGCTAATCTACTCTTTAATAAAATGCATTTATGCATTTTTCGTGCTCCAATGTCTTTCTTTGATGCTACACCGAGCGGACGCATTTTAAATAGA GTGTCAACAGATCAAAGTGCGGTTGATTTGACAATTCCAAACGCAGTTGGTGTTTTTGCGTTTGCGGTTGTACAGCTTCTAGCGGTTATTGCTATGATGTCTCAGATATCTTGGCAGGTGTTCCTGGTTTTCATTCCCGTTATTGCTATTTGCATATGGTTGCAG cATTATTATATATCTTCAGCGCGAGAGTTAGCACGACTAGTCGGCGTGTGCAAAGCTCCAATAATACAACATTTTTCAGAAACTGTATCGGGTTTAACCACCATCAGAAGCTTTCAACAAGAACAAAGATTTCACCACACAAATATGAAATTAACCGATGGGTATTCACGGCCAAAGTTTCACAGTGCCGGTGCTATAGAGTGGTTATCAATCCGTGTGGAGCTTTTGTCGTCCATTATATTCGCTTTTTTCTTAGTTTTCTTGCTCATCGTCCCAAAGGAGACCATCGATCCAA GAATCGCGGGGTTAGCAGTGACTTACGCGCTTAACTTAAACATCCTACAAGCTTCTGTAACATGGAAACTATGCAATATGGAGAACAGCATTATTTCCGTCGAAAGAATACTTCAATACACATCTATACCCAGTGAGGCACCTCTTATTGTAGAGACATGCAAGCCCGACGATATGTGGCCATCGGATGGAAAAGTGGATATACGCGATCTTCAGGTACGGTATGGCCCACACATGCCACTTGTGTTGAGAGGAATTACATGCAGTTTTCATGGCGGAACAAAGACGGGAATTGTAGGAAGAACAGGAAGCGGTAAATCAACTCTCATACAAACGCTCTTTAGAATTGTTGAACCGGCAGGGGGACATATTTTCATCGATGGGGTCGATATATCCTCGATCGGGCTTCATGATCTACGGTCAAGATTGAGCATCATCCCTCAAGATCCAACCTTGTTTCAAGGGAGTGTAAGAAGCAATCTGGATCCGCTTGAACAGTACACCGATGAACAGATTTGGAAG GCTCTAGATCAGTGTCAGCTGGGAGATGAAGTTAGAAGAAAGGAAGGAAAACTCGATTCAGCAG TCAATGAGAACGGAGAGAACTGGAGCATGGGTCAACGACAACTAGTGTGTTTAGGCCGGGTACTACTTAAAAAATGCAAGATCTTAGTGCTTGATGAGGCTACCGCATCAGTGGACACATCAACCGACCACACAATACAACAAACACTTGGTCTGCATTTTTCTGACTCAACTGTCATCACAATTGCACATCGGATCACATCTGTGCTCAACGGTGACATGGTTTTAGTCTTGGAACAAG GACTGGTTGAGGAATACGATTCGCCTTTAAAATTGTTGGAAAATAAATCTACATCCTTTGCAAAGCTCGTTGCTGAGTACCGTGGACGCTCTAGTTCCAGCTATGATTCTAGAGTATGA
- the LOC110865962 gene encoding ABC transporter C family member 3 isoform X2: MLSGDQDLAADPKHNDLQQPLITHSSKPVTTYAEYSIFSHLTFSWLSPLIAIGYKKPLDLDDIPDLSGLDSAKGSFPILKNKLDHDRFISNKLTTFNLVTALIHTTWMDILTTAILAVLYTLASYVGPYLIDAFVQFLNGRRESRPEGYLFVFIFFAAKVVESLSQRHWFFKLQKGGIRARAALVAMIYQKGLTISSQSKGEITNLIAIDAERIGDFGWYIHDPWLVILQVGIALVILYLNLGFASLCALVAIGFVMLSNIPLGSLQEKFQEELMKSKDNRMVKTSEILRNMKILKLQGWEMKFLSKIRELRSVETKWLKSLLCTSTTIISIFWVAPSFIAAVTFATCMLLGVPLESGKILSAIATFKILQQPIYNLPDTISMIAQTKVSLDRITAYLNLPDLDSGLVQTSPRDSSDIAVEIINGTFSWDVLSCNVSLNDINVKVLHGMKVAVCGTVGSGKSSLLSCILGEVSKVTGSVNVTTGTKAYVAQSPWIQSGKIEENILFGKDMDRVRYEKVLEACALKKDLEILPFGDQTVIGERGINLSGGQKQRLQIARALYQDADIYLFDDPFSAVDAHTGSHLFKECVLGFLKSKTVIYVTHQVEFLPAADLVLVMKGGEIKQAGKYNDILDSGSDFMELVGAHKEALSIIDSINTKFESENTKVNEKDNVEVISDDTKVTKEQIVQKEERGKGSVGFSIYWKYITSTYGGTLVPCILLAAIFFELLQVVSNYWLAWASPVSQDMVPPVGGPTLITVYVGLAVGSTFCIFFRAVCLTTAGYKTANLLFNKMHLCIFRAPMSFFDATPSGRILNRVSTDQSAVDLTIPNAVGVFAFAVVQLLAVIAMMSQISWQVFLVFIPVIAICIWLQHYYISSARELARLVGVCKAPIIQHFSETVSGLTTIRSFQQEQRFHHTNMKLTDGYSRPKFHSAGAIEWLSIRVELLSSIIFAFFLVFLLIVPKETIDPRIAGLAVTYALNLNILQASVTWKLCNMENSIISVERILQYTSIPSEAPLIVETCKPDDMWPSDGKVDIRDLQVRYGPHMPLVLRGITCSFHGGTKTGIVGRTGSGKSTLIQTLFRIVEPAGGHIFIDGVDISSIGLHDLRSRLSIIPQDPTLFQGSVRSNLDPLEQYTDEQIWKALDQCQLGDEVRRKEGKLDSAVNENGENWSMGQRQLVCLGRVLLKKCKILVLDEATASVDTSTDHTIQQTLGLHFSDSTVITIAHRITSVLNGDMVLVLEQGLVEEYDSPLKLLENKSTSFAKLVAEYRGRSSSSYDSRV; encoded by the exons ATGCTGAGTGGTGATCAAGATCTTGCAGCTGACCCGAAACATAATGATCTTCAACAACCACTCATAACCCACAGTTCTAAACCTGTAACCACTTATGCAGAATACAGCATCTTTAGCCATTTGACCTTCTCTTGGTTGAGCCCATTGATTGCCATTGGTTACAAGAAACCATTAGACCTCGACGACATCCCCGACCTATCCGGGCTAGACAGCGCAAAAGGATCCTTTCCCATCTTAAAAAACAAACTAGACCACGATCGGTTCATCAGCAACAAACTCACAACCTTCAACCTGGTGACAGCTTTGATCCATACAACATGGATGGACATATTAACCACAGCCATCCTCGCGGTTCTTTACACGCTAGCGTCTTACGTCGGTCCTTACCTCATAGATGCATTTGTTCAGTTCCTCAATGGACGTCGCGAGTCTAGACCCGAAGGTTATCTTTTCGTTTTCATCTTCTTTGCTGCGAAAGTTGTCGAATCTCTCTCACAAAGACACTGGTTCTTTAAGCTTCAAAAAGGAGGAATTCGGGCTCGGGCAGCCCTTGTTGCAATGATATACCAAAAGGGTTTGACCATTTCAAGCCAGTCAAAGGGGGAGATCACTAACCTCATAGCCATTGATGCAGAAAGAATCGGTGATTTCGGTTGGTACATACATGATCCATGGCTAGTAATCCTGCAAGTTGGTATCGCGTTAGTCATTCTATATCTAAACCTCGGGTTTGCTTCACTTTGTGCATTAGTTGCAATCGGTTTCGTGATGTTGAGTAACATTCCTCTAGGAAGtttacaagagaagtttcaagaGGAACTAATGAAATCTAAAGACAACAGGATGGTAAAAACATCTGAAATTTTAAGGAACATGAAGATCCTTAAACTTCAAGGATGGGAGATGAAGTTTTTGTCGAAAATTCGTGAACTTAGAAGCGTCGAAACAAAATGGTTGAAAAGCTTATTGTGCACCTCAACCACAATCATATCGATCTTTTGGGTCGCCCCGAGTTTCATAGCTGCAGTCACTTTTGCAACATGTATGCTCCTCGGTGTCCCACTTGAATCAGGAAAGATATTGTCGGCGATCGCAACGTTTAAAATACTCCAACAACCTATCTACAATCTTCCCGACACCATATCAATGATCGCTCAAACTAAAGTTTCGTTAGATCGTATCACAGCATACCTTAATCTCCCCGACTTAGATTCTGGTCTGGTTCAGACATCTCCACGAGATAGCTCGGACATTGCAGTTGAAATCATTAACGGAACCTTTTCATGGGATGTTTTATCCTGCAATGTATCGTTAAACGACATAAATGTCAAAGTTTTACATGGCATGAAGGTGGCTGTTTGTGGTACGGTTGGATCAGGGAAATCGAGTTTACTGTCGTGTATTCTAGGTGAAGTGAGTAAAGTGACGGGAAGTGTGAACGTTACTACTGGTACAAAAGCTTATGTCGCGCAATCTCCATGGATACAAAGCGGAAAGATAGAAGAGAATATACTGTTTGGTAAAGACATGGATAGAGTAAGGTACGAGAAGGTTCTCGAAGCATGCGCGCTGAAGAAAGATCTTGAAATCCTGCCTTTTGGTGATCAAACAGTTATAGGTGAAAGAGGGATTAATTTGAGTGGTGGTCAGAAGCAGAGATTACAGATCGCGCGCGCTTTATATCAAGATGCTGATATTTATCTGTTTGATGACCCATTTAGCGCGGTTGATGCTCATACGGGAAGCCATCTATTTAAA GAATGTGTACTCGGATTTCTGAAATCGAAAACGGTTATTTATGTCACTCATCAAGTAGAGTTCTTGCCAGCTGCTGATCTTGTCCTG GTTATGAAAGGTGGAGAGATCAAACAAGCTGGAAAGTATAATGACATTCTTGATTCAGGAAGTGACTTTATGGAACTTGTTGGTGCACATAAAGAAGCATTGTCAATAATTGATTCgataaatacaaagtttgaatcCGAAAACACAAAAGTCAATGAAAAAGATAACGTCGAGGTTATATCGGACGACACAAAGGTGACAAAAGAACAAATCGTTCAGAAAGAAGAACGCGGAAAAGGAAGTGTTGGTTTTTCTATCTACTGGAAATACATTACAAGTACATATGGTGGCACCCTTGTGCCTTGTATATTGCTTGCAGCGATTTTTTTCGAGTTACTTCAAGTTGTGAGTAATTACTGGTTGGCTTGGGCATCACCCGTGTCACAAGACATGGTGCCCCCCGTTGGGGGCCCCACACTCATAACTGTGTACGTTGGTTTGGCGGTTGGAAGCACATTTTGCATATTTTTTCGAGCAGTGTGTCTTACAACGGCTGGTTATAAGACAGCTAATCTACTCTTTAATAAAATGCATTTATGCATTTTTCGTGCTCCAATGTCTTTCTTTGATGCTACACCGAGCGGACGCATTTTAAATAGA GTGTCAACAGATCAAAGTGCGGTTGATTTGACAATTCCAAACGCAGTTGGTGTTTTTGCGTTTGCGGTTGTACAGCTTCTAGCGGTTATTGCTATGATGTCTCAGATATCTTGGCAGGTGTTCCTGGTTTTCATTCCCGTTATTGCTATTTGCATATGGTTGCAG cATTATTATATATCTTCAGCGCGAGAGTTAGCACGACTAGTCGGCGTGTGCAAAGCTCCAATAATACAACATTTTTCAGAAACTGTATCGGGTTTAACCACCATCAGAAGCTTTCAACAAGAACAAAGATTTCACCACACAAATATGAAATTAACCGATGGGTATTCACGGCCAAAGTTTCACAGTGCCGGTGCTATAGAGTGGTTATCAATCCGTGTGGAGCTTTTGTCGTCCATTATATTCGCTTTTTTCTTAGTTTTCTTGCTCATCGTCCCAAAGGAGACCATCGATCCAA GAATCGCGGGGTTAGCAGTGACTTACGCGCTTAACTTAAACATCCTACAAGCTTCTGTAACATGGAAACTATGCAATATGGAGAACAGCATTATTTCCGTCGAAAGAATACTTCAATACACATCTATACCCAGTGAGGCACCTCTTATTGTAGAGACATGCAAGCCCGACGATATGTGGCCATCGGATGGAAAAGTGGATATACGCGATCTTCAGGTACGGTATGGCCCACACATGCCACTTGTGTTGAGAGGAATTACATGCAGTTTTCATGGCGGAACAAAGACGGGAATTGTAGGAAGAACAGGAAGCGGTAAATCAACTCTCATACAAACGCTCTTTAGAATTGTTGAACCGGCAGGGGGACATATTTTCATCGATGGGGTCGATATATCCTCGATCGGGCTTCATGATCTACGGTCAAGATTGAGCATCATCCCTCAAGATCCAACCTTGTTTCAAGGGAGTGTAAGAAGCAATCTGGATCCGCTTGAACAGTACACCGATGAACAGATTTGGAAG GCTCTAGATCAGTGTCAGCTGGGAGATGAAGTTAGAAGAAAGGAAGGAAAACTCGATTCAGCAG TCAATGAGAACGGAGAGAACTGGAGCATGGGTCAACGACAACTAGTGTGTTTAGGCCGGGTACTACTTAAAAAATGCAAGATCTTAGTGCTTGATGAGGCTACCGCATCAGTGGACACATCAACCGACCACACAATACAACAAACACTTGGTCTGCATTTTTCTGACTCAACTGTCATCACAATTGCACATCGGATCACATCTGTGCTCAACGGTGACATGGTTTTAGTCTTGGAACAAG GACTGGTTGAGGAATACGATTCGCCTTTAAAATTGTTGGAAAATAAATCTACATCCTTTGCAAAGCTCGTTGCTGAGTACCGTGGACGCTCTAGTTCCAGCTATGATTCTAGAGTATGA
- the LOC110945084 gene encoding replication protein A 70 kDa DNA-binding subunit D-like, which yields MENQNITMLRAVDAFQEQFSVKVRVIRVWEHPERRNPSQLYSMDMILIDEEGTKMEANCLNCVLPQFLLALVEKRCLIVRNPTIGFNNSRCKYVDNQNRLCFQSTTQAIECENFGGSPYGFDFVSFADILNNTVISNVTVDVISYLTRSFPKETVTNKASGKQPVKVTIEISDLERRTVFLTLWDQYCDQVLSFFESIKGKNVHAIIILQFGKVKWWNGVAYVNNSYTVSRLFCNHDCPKVDEFRNSLIANSVEVSESTSLGSMAKSVEEEFLEGKDFFNISDVFSITTVIVVGNIMGIYKDEGWFYEGCNRCNKKINKVVHLNDDTQESGSGVTKEVLTCLSDRCAFKTITFSLKYKIQLRVQDPSASVTLTLFDREARKLVGKSIEDILIANPEFRSDALKIPAKVDALVGQNVAFKIDVTSYVLKYNIHKYGITKLTVDPNVISQLQEKQLLEQYC from the exons ATGGAGAACCAGAACATAACTATGTTGAGAGCTGTTGATGCTTTTCAAGAACAGTTTTCGGTCAAGGTTAGGGTGATCAGGGTTTGGGAACACCCTGAGAGGAGAAATCCCAGTCAACTTTACTCAATGGACATGATTCTAATTGATGAAgag GGTACAAAGATGGAGGCTAACTGCTTGAATTGTGTGTTACCACAGTTTCTTCTAGCATTAGTGGAAAAGCGATGTTTGATTGTTAGGAATCCAACAATAGGTTTTAATAACTCTAGATGCAAGTATGTTGACAATCAAAACAGGCTATGTTTCCAGAGTACAACCCAAGCTATTGAATGTGAAAATTTTGGTGGATCTCCATACGGCTTTGATTTCGTGAGCTTTGCAGACATCTTGAACAATACTGTTATTTCAAATGTTACAGTCG ATGTTATTAGTTATTTGACTCGATCATTTCCAAAAGAGACTGTAACTAACAAAGCAAGTGGGAAGCAACCTGTGAAAGTTACTATAGAGATTTCTGATCTGGA GCGTCGGACAGTATTTCTTACCCTGTGGGATCAATACTGTGATCAAGTTTTGTCGTTCTTTGAAAGTATCAAAGGAAAAAATGTTCATGCCATCATTATATTGCAGTTTGGAAAGGTCAAGTGGTGGAATG GTGTCGCGTATGTTAACAATTCATACACGGTTAGTCGGCTTTTTTGCAATCATGATTGTCCTAAAGTTGATGAGTTCAGAAACAG TCTGATTGCAAACTCTGTTGAGGTTAGTGAATCCACGAGCCTTGGTTCCATGGCAAAATCTGTTGAAGAGGAATTCTTGGAGGGAAAAGATTTTTTCAACATTTCTGATGTTTTTTCGATTACGACG GTCATTGTTGTGGGGAATATAATGGGTATTTATAAAGATGAAGGATGGTTCTATGAGGGTTGCAATAGATGTAACAAGAAGATCAACAAAGTTGTTCATCTGAATGATGACACACAGGAATCAGGTTCAGGTGTAACAAAGGAGGTTCTTACCTGTCTCTCTGATCGTTGTGCTTTTAAAACTATAACTTTTTCTCTCAA GTATAAGATTCAACTTAGGGTTCAAGACCCTTCTGCCTCTGTTACACTTACTTTGTTTGATCGCGAAGCACGGAAGTTGGTAGGAAAGTCTATTGAAGATATTCTTATTGCAAACCCTGAATTT CGTTCTGATGCTTTGAAGATTCCTGCTAAAGTAGATGCGTTGGTTGGCCAGAATGTTGCTTTTAAAATAGACGTTACCAGTTATGTCTTGAAGTATAACATCCATAAGTATGGTATCACCAAGCTGACAGTGGATCCTAACGTTATATCTCAACTTCAAGAGAAACAACTTCTTGAACAGTACTGCTAG